A genomic segment from Luteolibacter ambystomatis encodes:
- a CDS encoding YezD family protein — MNPKAAERIVPIEGTKPDWLEVVRTKVESLRFGSIQIIVHDGRVTQIEALEKTRFNSPRDEQGQPS; from the coding sequence ATGAATCCGAAAGCCGCTGAACGCATCGTTCCAATCGAGGGCACCAAGCCCGACTGGTTGGAAGTCGTTCGAACCAAAGTGGAATCACTCCGATTCGGCTCGATCCAGATCATCGTCCATGACGGACGCGTGACCCAGATCGAGGCGCTGGAAAAGACCCGCTTCAACTCACCCCGGGACGAACAAGGACAGCCCTCCTGA
- a CDS encoding RrF2 family transcriptional regulator has product MHLSKKAEYALRATIHLGIAAELGLSTVAGADLAEANRLPLKFVERILQELREAGIVETRRGKFGGYALAKSPDSIRIGDLVRLMDGRLAPICCASENAYQRCSCPDEAHCGLRMLMIDVRNAIANILDRYTIAQVVEVTLRKMRRDGVEPPFAAQLSTLEGKPATNKRRADPEDGFLAGLSQLALPSSVSNESESR; this is encoded by the coding sequence ATGCATCTTTCCAAGAAAGCAGAGTACGCCCTACGTGCCACCATCCACCTGGGTATCGCCGCCGAACTTGGCCTGTCCACCGTCGCGGGAGCTGATCTCGCGGAAGCAAACCGGCTGCCGCTCAAATTCGTCGAACGTATCCTCCAGGAACTCCGGGAGGCTGGGATCGTCGAGACCCGTCGCGGCAAGTTCGGAGGATATGCACTAGCGAAATCCCCGGACTCGATCCGCATCGGTGACCTGGTCCGTCTCATGGACGGCCGCCTGGCTCCGATCTGCTGCGCCAGCGAAAACGCCTACCAGCGCTGCTCGTGTCCGGACGAGGCCCACTGCGGCCTCCGCATGCTGATGATCGATGTCCGCAACGCCATCGCGAACATCCTTGATCGATACACCATCGCCCAGGTCGTCGAAGTCACTCTCCGCAAAATGCGCCGTGACGGAGTCGAACCTCCCTTCGCCGCCCAGCTCTCCACCTTGGAAGGCAAGCCCGCCACCAACAAACGGCGCGCCGACCCCGAGGATGGATTCCTGGCCGGCCTCTCCCAACTCGCCTTACCATCCTCCGTTTCCAATGAATCCGAAAGCCGCTGA